The stretch of DNA AAAGCTGCTATTTTTAGCGTGTTCATCCTGTTATTTCTCATCTTCATGGCATTCGTTGGTCCGGCCATGGTACCGCATGACCCCGAAAACGTCCGGGTCACCCACGCTAATCTACCGCCGAAGATCCCGGGTCTCGAAAATTTTGGCATCGCGAATGGGGAAGGGAAGCTAGGATCCAAAGTCGTCAATCTTTATGAAATGAAAAAAGTCGAAGAGTATTATTGGTTCGGGACGGACAGCTTGGGACGTGATTTGTTCAGCCGTCTGTGGAAAGGAACGCAAATCTCCCTGTACATCGCTTTTGTCGCAGCTATCATCGATATGCTGATCGGTGTCATCTACGGCGGGGTTTCCGGCTACTATGGTGGCCGCATTGATGATATTATGCAACGGATTGCGGAAATTCTAATTGGAATTCCGACGCTCGTCATCGTCATCTTGATGATCATGGTCATGAAGCCGGGCATTTGGTCCATCATTATCGCAATATCCATTACCGGCTGGATCGGGATGTCGCGAATCGTCCGGGGACAAGTGCTGAAATTCAAAAACCAGGAATTTGTCTTGGCGGCGAAAACACTTGGTGCCAGTGACGGAAGGATCATCAAAAAACATTTATTACCGAATATTATGGCGATCGTTATTATCAATATGATGTTCACGATTCCAACGGCGATCTTCTTCGAAGCGTTCCTCAGCTTCATCGGCCTTG from Bacillus sp. OxB-1 encodes:
- the opp3C gene encoding oligopeptide ABC transporter permease — its product is MTQPIEELPKESFERIIVDSHQAEKISKPSLSFWQDAWLRIRKNKAAIFSVFILLFLIFMAFVGPAMVPHDPENVRVTHANLPPKIPGLENFGIANGEGKLGSKVVNLYEMKKVEEYYWFGTDSLGRDLFSRLWKGTQISLYIAFVAAIIDMLIGVIYGGVSGYYGGRIDDIMQRIAEILIGIPTLVIVILMIMVMKPGIWSIIIAISITGWIGMSRIVRGQVLKFKNQEFVLAAKTLGASDGRIIKKHLLPNIMAIVIINMMFTIPTAIFFEAFLSFIGLGLQAPKASLGTLINDGYRFLEYQPHMLFFPAVVLSILMIAFNLIGDGLRDALDPKMKD